The Mobula birostris isolate sMobBir1 chromosome 1, sMobBir1.hap1, whole genome shotgun sequence sequence AAAACAATATGTTTATTTAATACTTCTTGATCGCCCTAAGGCGACGTCGTTATAAAAATATGCCTACTATTTTTAAGCTAAAGTTCggatttcttttctttctcaaaTACGCTGATTCAATGTTCTTAGATAAGAATAAGCGCTGACTGCGGGAAGTGCTTTTTGCTAATCGCTTTCAGTGTGCAAACTACACCTGGGGGTCTGCTAGTCAGATGTTAGGAGCGCCCAGACATCCAGATGTCTACGTGCCGATGGATCAAACGTATTGAGTGTTTCATCCAAACCCTGATACCGGAGCCTTGTTCGTCTACAGgtgctgtgtgtgtatataccttttttttagatttttaaaaaatattatccTTGTACAAATCACAATAACATTTACACAAATCTCTTTGGTATATGTTCATCCGCCGATACAGAATTTCACAGAAACTCTAGTTAACTGGAGTGCAGTCCCCTGTTCTTTCAAACTCGTCTGTATAAATACGGTTAGACAAGAAAATGTCGTTTTAGTGCAAATCGTAGtcacaaagtttaaaaaaaatgtttggcCCACAAGCGGGGAGAACGCGTTCCTTTCAAGTTTCCCTCAATAATGATAACTTCCAGTGGAAACAAGCGTCTCCTTTCACGTAAACCATCCATGACCATTTTTTAAAAGATTGCATAGTTCTGGACTTAGGCATCTTACACGTGTGTAGGCAGTTTTGCAAACAAAAGGCAGTGCACCTCCGTGGTAAAAACTCTCGACCCCGTGTTCACAACGAAAGGATCGTGTGCATTTTTGTCTGGGGAAAGTGCCATTGGATGtcacggtaaaaaaaaatgcaaggaaagctactctgtgtgtgtgtgtgtgtgtgtgtgtgtgtgtgtgtgtgtgtgtgtgtgtgtgtgtgtgtgtgtgtgtgtgtaagccgGTGGCCACGTGGAACCTTTCCGTGGGCTTAGAAATCTGACTGGACGTTTCGGCTGAAGGGttcgatgaagggttttggcccgaaacgtcagcagTTTTCCCCCCTCCATAGACGctccttgatctgctgagttcctccaggattttgtgtgtgtgtgtgtgtgtttgttactccggatctccagcacctgcagaagctTGTGTGTTTAAAAGTCTGAGCATCACACAcgcacaatgctggaagaactcaacaggccaggcagtatctttaAAGGTCTGAGCTGAACTTAAGGCTCCGGGGAGGTTCCACGCAAGAGTTACGTCCTAAATCTAGAGAGTGTAGCAAGTGACTGTTTCTTCCGTCTgtatgcttgtgtgtgtgtgtgtgtgtgtgtgtccgtctgtctgtctgtgcctgtgtgtatgtgtgtgtgtgtgtttgtgtgtgtgtgtgcgcgtgctgAAGCTTGTATAGGACCCCCTCTCTGAGGGTGCGGGGTGTGGGGTTCTCTAAGGGTTTacgaacagtgtgtgtgtgtttgtgtgtgtgtgtgtttgagggtGCGGGGTGTGAGGATCTCTCAGGGTTTACGAACAGCCGCATTCCTCCACGATCATGTTTTGAATGTCCTTTTTCACAATGTTATGTCCGTCATCGTAATAGAGCATGGACATTGCCCTGAGTTTGGTAGGGACACAACAGGATTTGATGTTGTTAAAGGGGCTGTAGCCCCTGATCCTGTAGTGATTGATGACGGCCGAGTGGAAGGAAAGAGACGAGCCCGAGGTGCCGGCGATGTGGCTCGGGCACTCTCCCTCGCAGTAGTTCCCATAGTAGCCGGAAGGCGCTATGATCCAGTCGCTCCAGCCGATGTCTCGGAAGTTCACAAAGAAACGCTTCCTGCAGCAGATGTTGGACTTCCCTTCGCACTCCAGCCCCCGTTTGCGGATCCGGTGCGTGTGAGCGTCCGATTCCCGCAGCAGAAGCATCAGGAAGGGGCGGAACGACTCGTCCTTCCCCGCTGCCTCCAGCAGCACGGGGGAGGCACCGGCTTCCCTGCACTGCGCGCAGGCAACCCTCAGGAGCAGGGACCTCTCCGGCGTGCTCAGCGTCTCCTGCACCGCCCTCGACACCGGCAGCGTGTGCCAGCCGCTGACTTTGACATCCACCTGCTTCTCGACGAAGGGGAAGCTGTCGTTACCTCGGTACAGCCGAATGGTCACCTTATTTCTGCTTCGGCTAGACTTGTTTGAGAGCTTCAGGTACAGCCAGACATTGGCTTGGTCCACCAGAGACAGCTCGCTATCCTCCTCCTTGGCAATGTGAAAGTGCAAAACGTCTGGAGACGGACCTGTAGACCAGAAGGGACGGTTGAAGGGGGATGGGGGTATGGGAGGGGCGCACGACATCAACCAGTTAGACAGAGGCAATCATTAAACATAGAACCCAGAACATTAcggcacactacaggcccttcgaccaACGATGTTGTGCTGGCCCGCTCTAAGACGAAGTCTACAATGAAACCTGacaggcccagatagagtggacgtggagaggatgtttcctatagtagggcagtctaggaccagcgggcacagcctcaCGATAGAGGGGCGTCCCTTTGGCACAGAGATAAAGAGGGATTTCTTCAGCCGGAATGTGGAGTTCACTGCCGCAGACGGCCGTGGAGAACAAGTCATTTGGGtattttaaagctgaggttgttgattagtaagggtggcaaagggtatggggagaaggcagaagaatggggttgagccaTGACGGAATACGGagcaaacacgagaaagtctgcagatgctggaaatccgaaacaacacacacacacacacacaaatgctggaggaactcagcgggtcaggcagcatctgtggaaaacagtaaacagtcgaagtttcgggctgacacccttcttcCGGACTGAATAAGTGCCTCGACCCGAAATGCCggcggtttactcttttccacagatgctgcctgacctgctgagttcttccagcactttgtgcgcgTCGCTTTGGAATGCGGagcaagctcgaagggccgaactcttcctatgtcttatgctcgtATCAAACTACCCCgttcctcctacataaccctacACTTTTCTATTCATCCACGTGCCTGTCTAAGTTTTTTAAATGTACCCGATATATTTAGCTCCACAGTCACCCCTGGCCAATCAGACGCATTTGTGTTACCATTGATCCACGGTACGTATAGGAGTCAGCTTTGTTGGAAACAGATTGGTTTCACTCACATTCCGCCCTGGGTCCAGGTGCAGTCTTAGCTGTATGCTCTCCAGGTGACTGAGCAGCCCCGCCCGTGGAAGCTGTCAGCCACTCGGGGAAAAGCTATTCGAAAGTTAGACTCTTCCTGCTTGACCCATCTGTGCACCCTCCCGGCCGTTTGCTTCCCCTCGCCACCCGAAACCGcaacatgctggaggacctcaggaggtctggcagcatctccGGAGAGGAACACATAGCTGACGTTTGGCGCCGAGACGGAACCCCGATGAACGGTCGCGGCTCCAAACAGTCGattgtttatccctctccatagatgctgcctgacctgctgagttcctccagcattttgtgcgtgtgtgtgttgctctggatttccggcatctgcagaatctctcgtgtatACCCAATGGGCTTCAGCTTCCGAGTTTTAACTGCCTTTTTTTAACAGATGATTATCTGTGCCACATACACACACTTCACTACCTCCCCGGCTCAGCGATTCTTCCCATTCAATTGCAATCGTTTTCccttaaatctgaataaaaaacGCGCCGTGAACGCCATGGATCTAACCTGCTTCAGCGAAGCTGATGACCTCCGAAGCCTGTTCGGGTTCGTTCACTGACTGGCTGGAGGGATTCTCCTCTATCTCCACCCGGCCGTCCTCTCGTACCCGCCCAACGTGCAGTCTCTTCAGGGCGCTTAAAAGTGCAGCTTTGGGGACCGGCTGCGTGATATTCGGCCTGCTCTTGAGATGCAGCATATTCAGTATGTGCCTCTTCACGGCCTCCACCAGCTGATTGTCAGCGCCGGTCGAGTGCGGCTGCAGCCGGGGC is a genomic window containing:
- the LOC140194911 gene encoding inhibin beta A chain-like gives rise to the protein MSFYLLGGFFLLFGALWARASPTLPVEDARVPDCPSCSVPRLQPHSTGADNQLVEAVKRHILNMLHLKSRPNITQPVPKAALLSALKRLHVGRVREDGRVEIEENPSSQSVNEPEQASEVISFAEAGPSPDVLHFHIAKEEDSELSLVDQANVWLYLKLSNKSSRSRNKVTIRLYRGNDSFPFVEKQVDVKVSGWHTLPVSRAVQETLSTPERSLLLRVACAQCREAGASPVLLEAAGKDESFRPFLMLLLRESDAHTHRIRKRGLECEGKSNICCRKRFFVNFRDIGWSDWIIAPSGYYGNYCEGECPSHIAGTSGSSLSFHSAVINHYRIRGYSPFNNIKSCCVPTKLRAMSMLYYDDGHNIVKKDIQNMIVEECGCS